AGCACTAAAATTCTCAAATGAGAGCAGGTTACCATTACAGTCCAGCAGATGTAAAATAGACCAAATGCCTTTTTCTAACCAGTTTTGCATAAACAGAGATTTGGGTTATATAGAATATATATGTTTGTAAATCATTTTCCAGTAAAGCAGAGTTTGTTGATAAAACGAGGCGAGTTTGTATGGGAGTCTTTTTGGGTCATAATCACAGCTAAGGAGAAAATTAATGCCGCCTAGtttcataaatatttcattgGGAATGTGATACCAAATTTGTTTTGGTTGCCTTAGAAATTGTTTTAGCCAGTTAATTTTGATAGTGCCATTAATACATTCAAAGTCAATTGCCTTGATGCCACCTTCTTCATAATTTTGGACCATTATACTCTTTTTTAAGTACTGTGTTTTACCTTTCCAGATGAAATTAAAGTTTGCTTGGTTTATCGCTTTAATTGCTTCTTTAGGAACTGCTAGTGATTGAGCTGGGTAAATGAACCGAGAAATGGTTTCAGTTTTTGTAAGGAGTGTTCGACCAATAATAGATAATTCCCTCTGCGACCAAGAGTTGAGATGGGCTTTACATTTTTCCAGGTTTCCCCAGATATTAAGTTTGGTTAGTAAATCCATATTTTTAGTAATCTGTATACCTAAATACTTAATTGTTGTTTTGGTATTGTGCTGTTTTCTGTGGCAggcgacggatagctaagctccctgaaaacggaccaaaaaAACGTGCATAACCAGAAGGATGGACAACACTGTCCGTCCTTCTGcgtatctgtcttctgcatcgagcataaatgggccttaagtgtCCCTCTGCAGACCTGTGAATGCGTCATAATCTGAAATATGATCAGAACACCTGACGGGATTTTGATGTGATAAAAATGAGGCAGACAACAGGTGGAGAAGAGGAAGGAAAGCTGTGATTAAACCTGAGCTGTGGAGATGGTGTGTTTGTAGTTGCTGCTCTCCTGCAGCAGAGATTGGATTTCCTTCTGCAGACCAGTAAGTGTTAAACAATCTGTCTGAGCCTCCTCCTGTCTCATCAGCGCCTCCTCCTGGAGAACCTCCACCtgacacacataaacacagggTTTCTGCTCTGTCTGTATGAGTTTGACACATTTATGAGCATCACTCTGCTACTATTTGAACCTGTTACCTGTTTTTCCAGATGGATGTTGCTACTCAGGACCAACAGCATGTGACGACTGACAGCAGACTCTTCATGCAGcttcactttttctctttcacccTGTCACAAAAAGCTCCTCTCATGAGTTCACACACTTGATGACAACCATCATTTCCTCATAAACATCTGTGTCAGGGGTGTTGGTGCTTCATCAGGTGAACCAACCTGGACAGAGCAGCCAAACTTCTTATAGGAACAGTCGGTGTGAACTTTAGGGCAGGACTCTCTGTGCTCCATCAGCTGGAGGGCAACAACATTTCAGTTTTAGATCATATCCCACCAACCTCCAGCTGCCTGACTGTGATGGCTCAGGTGCAAGTTTTCCACACATGTTTTAATGTCAGGTGAAGGATGGAATTTAAGACGTTAGTTGCAGATGAGAAACTGCTCATTTCTGTCTTTGAGAAAACCAAAAGCAGGCGTCTTAACCTCCTTCCACATGTACATACTGCATGTTTATGTCTGAATTTAATGCAAGCACACACAGTAAGGGATGTGCAGCAGTTTTTCCATGTGACTGGATGCAGCGCTGACCTGGTGTCTGAGGACCTTGTGGAAGCAGCCATCAGGGCATTCCTCCTCTACCTCCGGACACGAGCTCTGGAGGTGATCCTGAGAAGCAGAAGGTCACCACAAATACCAGTTGCATGTTCGTCTTTCAGTTTTGTCACTACAGAATAAATTTAACATCTCTACTCCTGAAATCGGGAAATGTTTTAGCTCCACCATGTTCGGATGAAAATCTGACGAAAAGATCTTCTGACCGGAGCTGATGCACTTCACCGCTGTTacctggaggaggtggaggtggagcgATTGTCTGCAGTGGGGGCAGAGCTCTCTGCGACGAGGACAGCTGCTGGTCAGGTGTTTCTCCAGGTGCCTCCTCTGTAGCACCTCCTTACAGCCGGTGTTGGTGCACTGCAGCTGCTCATACTGACACAACCCCAGATGCTCCTGCAGGGAACAGAAAGATGGATTTAAGCTTTTTGTCATTATGTTATGCAGGGCCATGGTTCTTAAGCTGTGCTACGTATACTACTGACTCCCTCTACTGTTATGCTCAACCAATGTACAGATTACACTGAGTAATGTGTAAATTACAGATAAATATTACTGTATTTTCAAATCATATCTGGTTTTCATGGTCCATCAACGTTAAACAGAAACTGGAAACTTAAGTTTCCAGTGAGGCTTCCAGCAGCTGCATGTGACCTGGTTTTAAGTTATGAGCTGAGAAGATGTCACATCATCCCATCAGGCCGGTGAGATCACAGATCCAAGGAGAACTTCTCTACCTATTCTGTAAATTATGAGACTCTTCGAGGCTCGCTGACAGGAGGATGGACGGAGGGTCGATCTGAGACTGAAGTAACATCTACATCTCATCAGGGTCATCAGTTTCTCCTCTCACTAACTAGTTGGATCTGCGATCACACCAGATACGACGTCAGAAGACGTCACATGATCGGATCATTGATGGACTATGAAAAACAGATATGATGGATTTAATTAGATAATATACATTTTTTGGTGAGTGTAAATCTGGGATGGGAGGGACAGGCGAAGCTTTTTTTCATGTATCCagcatttttgttattttactgaTTGTAAAAAGTGTTGGTGgggtttataataataataatattatctaTTTCACATAATAGCTGccaataataaatcatttttccatctggaaCAAACCGGATGGGAAAAGAGTCGATctatttaaatgttcttttctcATGCATAGCAGTCACTTCAGTGGAAACCTGTTTACAGGCTGTTTTCTGGTGTATGCATGGATAAGGatggtatatttgtaaatttaccacttcattggacattagtgagtcattCAATACACTGCCACTCACTGTGGAATAAATCAGTGTATTATATGAtttcataaatacataaattaccaggtttgcctcagtgataaacatgGAAAGAAAATGATACAGATATATTTCATAGAATacttaaaatgaataaacatgaCCAGATATTATTCTATAGCTACGTTAATGCAACAGCTGTTGGGCTGAACTGTTTGTGTCCCACCTGCAGCTGGTTTAGAGTGACGACAGATGTGCACGCCGGAGAGTTGGTGCAGTACACTTCTAAGGTGGAGATTTCCCGTTTACAGCAATTgtcctggaaaacctgcagggagAAACTGGTTAAATGTGCAAGATCAAACCAGCTGCTACTGGGATTCAGAAGCCTGACCTGTCTTATTCCTCTCGTGGAGATTATGAGGGCTGTTtgataaattctgtttgctGTGTCATGGTATAAATgctgaagcacacacacacacacacacacacacacacacacacacacacacacacacacctagctGAAAGACTAAAGTCTGACCTCTGCTGGTGTGATTACAGCTCTGTCCACTGGGCAAACTGGGCTGGATGGTGACGAAATCTCCCTGAAACACAAACCAGATTAAAGTTCAGACCAAGGAACCAGAAGTGTTTAAGGTGGATTTTACCAGTAAGACGGATAAAAGCTGACTGGATTAAACCTGCTCATGACACTCTGGagttaaagatgttttaattcTTCAACCCTGAACCTGAGCTCAGCTGGATGGacataaaaaatatctaatcagATTTGGATTTGTGTAAAGGATTTTGTTTAGACCTCGTTTCATTCAGAGTACATCTTCTGCTATAATAATGATGACCAGTCGCATAATGCAGCTGCATGCGACTGGTCTGGTCAGTCTCTTTAACACACATGTGCTGTCTTACTACTTTAGGTGAAAACTGGATTTTAAGGTGGACTGTCTTACAGCAGTCTTTGGAGGCAGTGGAAACAGTAGATGTGTCCACAGGAGTTCTGCTGGGGATTGAGGACGACTCCTTTGCAGATGGGACAAATAAACTCCTCCCTCAGCTTCATCACAAACTTTAAGGAGTGCTGGATGGAAGCTAGATCAGATTCCCAGGAGGCCATGGGACCAGGTGATCTCATCCTGGACTCCCCAGACTCCTGCCGGGACTCCTCAGACTGCAGACTGGACTCCTGGGATTtagtttctgctgctgctgccataagTCTGCAGAAGACGATGAAACGCATCAGACAGGTGAACTAAAACCTAAATTAATTTTCACtaagatttaaaaatgatttaattgaCTTATTTCTAATACAGTAATTAAATTCTTGTCATTCTTGTTATTTTCTTACATATTTGTTAAGAATATGTCCAGATTTAGTTTTGCTTGACAAAAGATATtgatagattttttatttatttgtttaaatatcattcttaatcatcatcatcattctctgtaccgcgtAGTCCACTgtgggtcgcgggtaagctggagcctatcccagcattaacaggtgcgaggcagggtacacctggacaggtcaccagtccattgcaggaccaacacatagggacaaacaaccattcacactcgcacacactcttagggagaatttagagtaatcaattaacctaacatgcatgtctttagacggtgggaggaagtcggagaacccggagagaacccacgcacacacggggagaacatgcaaacgccacacagaaaggccactgccttCAAGGTTTAATGTTTGATTAATTCAAATAACAACAGGCTTATGCATTGGCCCATTCATGCTGGCTACAGGGCATCTTCCATGCAGATTTCCCCTTTCTGGAAGAAAAATTTGGAAAGCAAAACTAAAAAGGAGAGGGTGTATTTTCTGGATTATTATCCACATATATATCGCTATGATTgtagccattaaaaaaaaaaaaaaacacccagagAACAATCTGGGTTGGGGTGATCTCGGCATTTTATTTACCACTTCCACATGGCAGCATCATCACCAGTGCGTCGGCTTTGATCCACAACTCCACTCCACTAACGGTCCACCTCTTGGCCATTCACGAACATGAAGAGAAGATTGTTGAGTGTCTGTATCATTATCCAATTCCTCTCGTCAGTCAGACTTGTGTTCATTGTGCTGAATCCCCTCTCGCATTCGACTGGGATCATGTAAACTGAAGTCATCCATTTTTTAAGGTGTTTGCCTACTACCTTGGTACTTGTACTGTCTAAAATCCTTCAGTAGAAGTACAGGGGTCGTGGGATTTATGTTAAGGGCTCTATGCAGATAAAGCACTTCGATGTTACCGAACAGGTTGCAGTTCTGTTCCCCAGATGGCCATATGGATGGATTCAGCACCACATCAACTGACAGCGTATTGTTCACATTGTCCAGTCTCTTCATGATGTTATCGGTAAGAGCGAGGAAAAACTTTGAGCGAAACTCGTCAGACTGCTTGAGTTGGGTTTCACTCCCTTCAAGGTATTGGTCTTGGCATTTTCCTCTCTTGGAGAACACATGTTCATTCCATCCCTTTGAATCATGGATTTCAGTGGTTTTAGAGCGATGTAGTTTCTGCTTTTGCTGTGATTGCGGTAGCATCCATTCTCTGTAGAAACAGAGAAACGGCCCTCAGGGTTTCTAGAGCATCTTTTACACACGCCATCTCCGACACAAACAACCACCGAGTCATCACCACAAACATCCCTGCGCAATTTGCTTTCTCCTTGGTTAACCGTGTGTTGTCTTCAAACAGGTTCTGAATAGTCTAATAGGACCGTGCAGCTCTCCCACAGAGCTGTCACTGACGTGCATGAGGGCGACATCCAGCAGACGTCAAAAACTTCCCTCACTCTTTTTGCTTGGATACCAAGTTCTGTTGCCACTGCTTCTAGTTCTGCATGTGTTTGGGactcagaaaaaaatgcatacaaTGAGTCTATGAACATCTGGGAATGACTTCTTTGAGTGATTTTTTTACAGCGTCATGGACGGCAAGTTCCAGCTTGTGGCCCACGCAATGTATCACCACCAGGTCAGTGTTGATTCTTTTGCATCATTGTAGGAACGCCTTTGTATTTTCCCATCTTGACAGAAGCCCAGTCTGTAGCAAATCCGACCAGCCGAGCCCACAGAATATCCTCATTGATTCTGTGTTCACCGAGACAcagtaaaggcccatttatgctcccttacatacatAAACAGCAACATCTGTTTGATTTTCTCCATAGCTCTGCACCGTTATACAAAAAAGAGGGTGGGTAAATCAACCCCTGTCCCCAGCAAATCACACCCTGACTATAACACAAACCTTTACAAGAATCCAAAACAAATATATcaattaaagcaaaatgcttAGAACTATGAGCATTTTACTCTGTTCATTGTCAAGCCTGTtgtctttaaaatctttaatctttttttaaaaaatatatatatatattttccactATTTTTGTGCCTTAAATTCATGTGATAGCATAGATACTGCATGGCACGTATAAAAAgaccattttaaaagttttcattatatcaatgtttttttttatagaaaatttgcTACATCGTAATTACAGCGTTAATCTACTTTTGGTGTACTCTGATCATTCcgtaaaaaataaactgagtaGTTCCCTCTTAAACTGTTCTGCAACCGGAAGTGACATCACCGAGTGCCGGTCACACGTTTTTATTTGAACACTAAGGTTTTTCTATAATGATTTTATAACGCAGGTAACAGAGTTGATCTGTAGTGACAGATACAACCatatacttttaaaaatgtaatatcacgtaatacagaaaataaaaatgatgtgcAAATGATTTTAGTAGATAATAGATAGAATAAGCACAAAACCCTTGCAGATTACTGACTCATGAGCCAAACACAGTCAATAATTAGTGGGGcaggaatattttttatttaaatctgacCTAAAATACACAACAAACATTAATGATGAAGTTACTCGTAACGATAAAGTGTAATACGGCAGAAACAAGTCAGATCCGGGTTGTGACGGACTCCAGATCAGTCTGCAGGGAAAATCCCCGCTGCTGCCGTTTTCCTTCCTTTCACATCAACTTCTCCTGATCGGGGTTTAATTTATCTTTACAACAGCTGTTTGCGCTTTTATAACATCCAAACTCTGATAAACGGCACCTGATATTCCCGCGAgttgttttactttcattttcctCCGTCAGTCCATCTTAGTTCAGCTTTTGGTGCCATTTCTTACCCCGTGAGTGAAATCCCTCTGTGGTCATCAGAAAAGCCCCCACGTTGCAACCAGCAGGTCGATCTGATGGATTTATTCCTCCTGCTGGTGGGATCTGAtcagcagagcagctgcagcagcagaggaggaaaCCAAAACGTTCAGGAAGTGAACATCAACAACCTGCTGCCGCCTTTTATTACTGAGCAGTGAAGGAGGAAACACATGATCTCTTGTATCAGATTCATTAGGTCCGTGTAATGGATCTGGTACAAGAGATCCTGTGACCACGATTTAGTCTTACAGTAAGAACTGTAAAATGATaattttctaacattttttagatccagatgtttccagatgCAGATCAACAAAATCGAGCTTcaggttcagtttcaccaggtGATTTAAACAGCAGCAAGATTCATTTCAGAGGGATGCGTCTGGTTTCAAAGGACCAAAATACAGAAGATATATCTTCTACAAATGAAGTGcaccagtttatactggtttcaaTCTAATTGGTAATATTTCTGAAATATGCTGCTTTACAGTTAAATTTAAGGTTAAAATTTTCAGGAGCTAAAAGATTATTTTACCCTGAATTTGTTGCATTTCCGATGGGGATACCAATTTTCCAGTTTTCCTTTCGATTCCATACCATTTATTTATGGTACGTTTTAATCAGTATCGATAATCGCACGATTGAACaggtattaatatttttattacaagGGCAATATCATGAATAAAACTCATGTGCATAAACACTTTAAAGAAATGTCtagaaaattattataaaatatacatatcATAGATTAAATTAGATAAGatgcaaataaatgtaataataataataataataataataataataataaagtaattaGACAATGAACAATATAgaaataatgtgttttctttcattgaaaaagcaaaatgctcaagaacctgcattaaacctgtaaaatattaaacataacaTCATCCCCATTAACCTAACACTAGCATCGCCATCATCATCTTTAAATAACGATGAATCTGATAGGCTACCATAATAACGTGACAtaaaaggcaaggcagtttatttgtacagcacatttcatgtacaggacaattcaaagtgctttacataaacaaaggcattacagatattaagaaatagtaaaaggcagcaacacatagtaagaatcacaataaaatcataaattacataaaaataattaaatgcaaGATTAGTTAAAAACTTACCATGTAGATTTCATG
The Melanotaenia boesemani isolate fMelBoe1 chromosome 4, fMelBoe1.pri, whole genome shotgun sequence genome window above contains:
- the traf5 gene encoding TNF receptor-associated factor 5, which gives rise to MAAAAETKSQESSLQSEESRQESGESRMRSPGPMASWESDLASIQHSLKFVMKLREEFICPICKGVVLNPQQNSCGHIYCFHCLQRLLEISSPSSPVCPVDRAVITPAEVFQDNCCKREISTLEVYCTNSPACTSVVTLNQLQEHLGLCQYEQLQCTNTGCKEVLQRRHLEKHLTSSCPRRRELCPHCRQSLHLHLLQDHLQSSCPEVEEECPDGCFHKVLRHQLMEHRESCPKVHTDCSYKKFGCSVQGEREKVKLHEESAVSRHMLLVLSSNIHLEKQVEVLQEEALMRQEEAQTDCLTLTGLQKEIQSLLQESSNYKHTISTAQRTLSRQEDVLSSVKLGVQQVSRGLGSGRDELEQLKKSLDAVMQDVLAAEALREHIVSLEENLKHHSGLLDLHAAQLSLNKQHLQELEVTSFDGRLIWKIQDFRKKRETEAKGQPPCLSSVPFHTGRCGYKMAIKAYLNGDGEGRGTHLSLYVVLMPGDFDALLPWPFRQTVSLSVLDQSGARNHQSLSFRPEPTNKCFQQPVAEAVSNVAVGFPCFIPLNTLETPRNAVFVKDDTLFVKAKVETAGLDQL